In the Natronoglycomyces albus genome, CCGCATGATGGAGAACGCGGTTGCTGACTGCGTGCGGAAGCGTCCTGGCTCCCAAATCGTGCTAGACCGGTTCCTTGACTGGGGCCTGGCCTGCACATTGCGTACCTGGTTTGACGAGGCAAAATCCGCGGCACCGGATTGGTATCGCGGGATCAGTGATGATGTCGTAGGTCCTGCCTTGCGTGCCATGCACGAGCGCCCGCACGAGAGGTGGACGGTCAAGCGGCTCGCTGCCGTCAGCGGTGTATCGCGCGCCTCGCTGGCGAAGCGCTTCCGCGAGGTCATGACGCAGCCACCGCTGGCCTACTTGCGCGACTGGCGGCTGACCCTGGCCGAGGAACTTCTTAGCGAGACTGACCAGCCGCTTTCTGTTATTGCGCGCAGCATCGGCTACGCGGACGCGTTTAGCTTTAGCGCTGCCTTCAAACGTGCCTATGGATGTAGTCCGAGCCGGTTCCGCGCTGGCCTACCCATCGCGCCACCAGTGGC is a window encoding:
- a CDS encoding AraC family transcriptional regulator, whose product is MDVFGDLLSSIRSEGAVLSQQELRPPSHLRIEDVTSLLLMTVVRGEGRLLLDEGSAWDLCKGDSVIVKEGYPFTFTGSTSPEGNIDGTSVVIGRYAASGIRHRRLLRALPPVAQITEDDDACRMMENAVADCVRKRPGSQIVLDRFLDWGLACTLRTWFDEAKSAAPDWYRGISDDVVGPALRAMHERPHERWTVKRLAAVSGVSRASLAKRFREVMTQPPLAYLRDWRLTLAEELLSETDQPLSVIARSIGYADAFSFSAAFKRAYGCSPSRFRAGLPIAPPVAAGL